TCCCATCAGATGGTGAGTTCGTCAGTCCCATCAAATGGTGAGTTCGTCAGTCCCATCATAGACCATTGCCAACTATTACCTACAGGTTAAAAGCGTTGAATACATGATAAAGTAAAGTCAAGAAATGCAACtcttttatctaaaaaaagaaaaagacaaaaaaagaaatgcaactCTTCTTTATCTTGAACTCTTCCCACGTTAttaattttcttcataatttgaGTGTGAAAGACGACAACCTATCAACATGCAAAACACATGGAAAATGCTTTAAAACAAATCATGCACCATCATGTTACTAAAATCGATGATAAATCTTACAATGGGCCCAATGCCaaaaacatttctttttttctacttttctttGGTAGTTTtgtaagggaaaaaaagaaagaaaaattgaaaaggctAAAAATTTGATTTAGCCCCTCTAAGTTgggaatataattttttcttaattttttttgggtcaattttATCCTCCAAAGTTTCTAGCATCGCATCATATTTCTAGATTTCAAAAGATTAATAAAAAGCTCTGGATGATTAAATTGATCTAAAAGAGAATGTTATTAGAATCTAAATGAAATTGTTATATATTAGAATCTTAGGAATTTCTAAGCACATATCAACCACATAAATGGATGGAGTTTTACATTGCTGACTTCCACAACATATtttctattaataatattaCAAAAGGAATGCAATTCAAAAATAGCATTGATTAAGCACCCATATACCTACTCACAATGCCCCCAACAACACATAATTAAAACTTAGAACATTAAGTCAAGGAAGCCAGTCCCCGTTTAAATTCTAACCAGTAATTCCAATTCTTCTACGACCATAACTTTCACCGCAATTTATTGATGTGATCGATTATGAATAATGAATGAAACACTCATATTGACTTACCAAGTTTTTTTTCACTACTCACGTGATGCCAAAAATTGTGGTACAAAAGTTCTGTCACCGGTCAGTGCCACCAGTCCCACGGTGTTGCCTAACCACATCGTCCCTCTTCTTCCCCCAATCATGAAGCCTGAGGTGCAACTCAGCAGCAGCAATCAAGAAATGGACGGCctggattggagtcaaaacttCAAGAATTGCTTTAAGAGTTCTCAACCGTAGATCATCAGCTTTCTGCAAGATCTCCTCCAACCCTTCCTTTTTAGGCCCCAGAGTCGACTCAACTCGCTCTTCCTCCACTCCATTAACACTACCACCTCTTTCCCTCATCAACTCAGACACCACATGTGACAACTCAACCATGGACGAGTCTGCCACAGTTTCTTGAAGCTCTGCCATCTTCTCAGTAATCTCCTTCTCCTCCACAATAGTCCTCCTCTGTAAAGCATCCACCTGGTTGAGCTGACTCGGAGAAAGATCACCCAAATCGCCAGAACTAAACCCGCGAACCAACTCAGTGAATTTCTCCTCGAGTTGTAACCCGGATTTGGAGTAAAGCAAGTGAAAAGCCATACTGGGTCTCCACCCTCCTATCCACATGAACGCGTTCTCAAGTGAGGACCTCCATGAAGGTGACAACATGGCAAACACGTCTTGCTTAGCCCACTTCGACTTTGCACCATAGTATTGCTCGTAATGGTTGATCACTCTGCCGATGAATGGGCTCAAGATCACCGAGTCATCCTCAGAGCTGATGTTGGAGCTTTGCTTGTGGTGTTGAGAGGCAGAGATGAGTTCTTGGAGGTATTGGTTTTGCTCGGAAACCCAGAGCTCAAAGAAGTTGTGGAAGCTATCAGGTTCGGAAGTGCCATTTCTGATGGCCATGGATTCGGAAACTGGCATGTTGCAGCGTCTTTCAGTTTGGGAGTAAAGACAGTCAAAGAATAGAGACAACCTCGGAGTTTGCACGCCCAACTCCCAACTATATAAAATTGCACAAACCAGAGTTTGATTCTGCTTCTGGATTTTATGCTGAGGAAGATCGGTTGGACAAAAGGGTCAATTTGGGATTAGTAGATTTGGTTCGGTGAACCAGAGAAAATAGACAAAATTTCtaagaaaactgaaaagagaTTTGGATATGCTTTTATATTGAAAGGAAGTCGGTCAAGATTCAAAAAGGCAAGAGGCCTTGTGGCCTTGGTTTGTCATCTGTGTTTGTAGTTTTCTGAAGggtaagatttttttataaaccaaaattattggtttattttactaagcaaatgtgtacaatattatacatttttatgCAAATGTATACAAATATTGATAGTATaattaaactaataattttactTTTGCAGAATAACTccattttcctaacaatttcgTTAATTAGCAatgttttcaaactatttagaAAACTAAAATCTTGAGTCTCTCATACTCGAGTTTCATGTACTGGCAGTACGGAGGTGGATTAAAAtccacatggaactcgagtcttagagactcaagTTCCAGTTCCTGCACTGAGTTcctgttcttccttttttctttttctttttttctttctcaagacccaaataaaaaaccaaaccaaaacatGGCCCCACGAAGGAAATTGTTTcctaaaaaggaagaagaagaatctgACCTAGAATGAGGATCTAACCAAAGAAGAAGAACCTtaacaacaaatttcatttctCAGAATCccaaacctaaaaataaaaaaaataccccCAAATCAAAACACGACCCCATGGTAGTTTCAATCTTGGCACCAGAGCAGCTCTCTTAGCTTGGGTTTGTTGATCTTGGCACCAGAGCAACTTGAGTTTGTTATTTCTCTCTAGGTTTGTTGTCTCCAGTGCttgggtttgttgtttttggTAGTATTGTTGCTTAGTTTTGCTGTTTTCTTGGTTTATTGTCTACGAtgcttgggtttgattttgttgttttctgggtttgttgtCTTCGATGTCTCTCTCGTATTGTTGCTAATGTCTCTTTGGTTGTTGCTTGTTTTCTGGGTTGGGTATTGTGTTTTCTAGTTTGGGTCCATGTGGATAATTTTCCACCTCAGCACTGCCAACACATAAAACTCAAgtctttgaaactcgagtttctatTGTGAACTGAAGTCTAAGAGGCTCGAGATGTTACTTTCTTGAATAGTTTGGAAACGAtgctaactaatgaaattgttagCATTTTGGtgttaaattacaaaaaaaaatccctggGTTTGTCAACtgtgtttgtagtttttttttttttaagaaaactaaaattcagtgtttgtagttttttgaaaaaggtagGATAAGATTTTCTTATAAACGACAATTATTGGCTTATTTTATGAAgcaaatgtgtacaatattATACACTTTTATATAAACTAGTTGCAAACCCACGCTATGCATGGGAATGTAtcattctctacaaatatatcattctataattatgattttttttttgggaaaaaattgggtgtgtttaattgatattattctctttttttattattattattgagaagagctattattcttttttcaagtTATCTATATTCTTCAAACTTTTGTTATAGTGTGTTatgttttccatttttatttctaCGACTAAGTACTTTTAAGGAGATTGTCGTGTCAATCAAATCTCAtcacaaatttaaaattgatattattcaaataattgataggcacattcaaatattacaattgttctctttgattgttaaatgttctcatattgcattataaagaattaaaaatagtatataagatttttttttcgttctcttttattgttaaatgttatcctattctattataaagaattaaaaatagtatataagaatataatattattctattacataacatgatttggataatttgatgtttattattatatattttttcttctcatcttatcTTATTCACCATTtaattcaaccacatcctccatattattaaattatttatattttctctcattttttttattttcaagaattaaacatataatattttacttaaattcaattaaataaaattttcaaattctcaCTTCCAATATATCTAAGAATTAACTCAAACCAAAACTATATGTGATGAGAAACTCACAAAACATACCACCAATATGCATAAAGTATCGaaagtagagttgcaagaaagaatatatatatatatatatagagagagagagagagagagagagagagagagagagaataatcacATATTCTAGGAGAGAATGTGAGAGAAAtagcaaaattatataaaataaggtGAGTAGAagaatattcaaaagaaaatatataattgtaaacAACAAATTATCCAAGAGACATGTGAATCGACCACAAAAAATATTGGTTGCGTGTGGCGGCGCATGGACCTAATTATTGTTGCCAAATTTCAGGATTTTTCTTGCGGCATGGTAAAGATGAGGTCTACGGAGTCGGTTTCAACATACAAAGGCTTGAAAGGCACTAATCTAAGAATGATAGACACGGCTTGCTTGAGATTTTTGAGATCGCGGCAGCTACAAAACAATATTGACGATGACAACAACTTGGCAGTAGTGTGGCATGGTCCGAGTAAGGCCGTGGCAAGCTTGACTCTGAGATTTTGCTAGAGGCCAAGAACGGAgtttggctttgataccatgttaaaaatattagcattgatacatcATATTAAATATG
The Quercus lobata isolate SW786 chromosome 10, ValleyOak3.0 Primary Assembly, whole genome shotgun sequence DNA segment above includes these coding regions:
- the LOC115965469 gene encoding protein DOG1-like 3, with product MPVSESMAIRNGTSEPDSFHNFFELWVSEQNQYLQELISASQHHKQSSNISSEDDSVILSPFIGRVINHYEQYYGAKSKWAKQDVFAMLSPSWRSSLENAFMWIGGWRPSMAFHLLYSKSGLQLEEKFTELVRGFSSGDLGDLSPSQLNQVDALQRRTIVEEKEITEKMAELQETVADSSMVELSHVVSELMRERGGSVNGVEEERVESTLGPKKEGLEEILQKADDLRLRTLKAILEVLTPIQAVHFLIAAAELHLRLHDWGKKRDDVVRQHRGTGGTDR